The following proteins are encoded in a genomic region of Hydrogenimonas thermophila:
- a CDS encoding Fic family protein yields MYKLNELTLKQREELFRQLRISITHHSNAIEGTTLSFGETKELLELGHTAGHKPLGEQLIILGFAKAYDVIVREATNPNNIIDSSFIKDIHAIMFEDALKVSPEYVSKPIGAYRLDERYIKGVDIKLSHPSKTSNDIENLLYRFKSNNMSLEDIAEFHILFERIHPFADGNGRVGRLLMTYQAIQNSIIPPLIKNESRDEYLKAINNKNDLYKFLQASIDKSLELISNPNI; encoded by the coding sequence ATGTATAAACTAAATGAGCTAACACTAAAGCAACGAGAAGAACTATTTCGCCAACTTCGTATATCTATCACTCATCACTCAAACGCAATAGAAGGAACAACACTTTCGTTTGGTGAGACAAAAGAGTTGTTAGAGTTAGGACATACAGCAGGACATAAACCACTTGGAGAGCAACTTATTATATTGGGGTTTGCAAAAGCTTACGATGTAATAGTTAGAGAAGCAACAAATCCAAATAATATTATTGATAGTAGTTTTATAAAAGATATACACGCAATTATGTTTGAAGATGCTCTAAAAGTTAGCCCAGAATATGTATCTAAACCTATTGGAGCTTATAGATTAGATGAAAGATATATTAAAGGTGTAGATATTAAACTTTCACATCCAAGTAAAACTTCAAATGATATAGAAAATCTTTTATATAGATTCAAAAGCAATAATATGAGTTTAGAAGATATAGCAGAGTTTCATATATTATTTGAAAGGATACATCCATTTGCAGATGGTAATGGAAGAGTTGGAAGACTTTTAATGACTTATCAAGCCATACAAAACAGTATCATCCCACCACTTATTAAAAATGAAAGCAGAGATGAATATTTAAAAGCTATAAATAATAAAAATGATTTATATAAATTTTTGCAAGCAAGTATAGACAAAAGTTTAGAGTTGATAAGTAACCCAAATATCTAA
- a CDS encoding histidine phosphatase family protein: MQKIILLRHGEVDIKDYKNIPADQFRKWIIDYNNSDIKSELSSKNETKNLLNKTDILICSNLKRSIQSAKIFNKIPFEINDVFNEAELPYSNWHLLKLNPKVWLIFFRILWLLGYSKNCESYKEAKIRAKKATKRLIELSKQNKPVILIGHGIINRLIRKELILQKWNETKKAKNKNWDYGVFELKT; the protein is encoded by the coding sequence ATGCAAAAAATAATATTACTTAGACATGGTGAAGTTGATATTAAAGATTATAAAAATATTCCAGCAGATCAATTTAGAAAATGGATTATCGATTATAATAATTCAGATATAAAATCTGAATTATCATCAAAAAATGAAACTAAAAATTTATTGAATAAAACAGATATTTTAATTTGTAGTAATTTAAAAAGGTCAATTCAATCAGCCAAAATATTTAACAAAATACCATTTGAAATAAATGATGTTTTCAATGAAGCAGAGCTTCCATATTCAAATTGGCATTTATTAAAATTAAATCCTAAAGTTTGGTTAATATTTTTTAGAATATTATGGTTATTAGGATATTCAAAAAATTGTGAATCTTACAAAGAAGCAAAAATAAGAGCAAAAAAAGCTACCAAAAGATTAATAGAATTATCCAAACAAAACAAACCAGTAATTTTAATTGGTCATGGTATTATAAATAGATTAATTCGAAAAGAATTAATTTTACAAAAATGGAATGAAACAAAAAAAGCAAAAAATAAAAATTGGGATTATGGAGTATTTGAGTTAAAGACATAA